A genomic stretch from Mus pahari chromosome 6, PAHARI_EIJ_v1.1, whole genome shotgun sequence includes:
- the Trim32 gene encoding E3 ubiquitin-protein ligase TRIM32 produces the protein MAAAAAASHLNLDALREVLECPICMESFTEEQLRPKLLHCGHTICRQCLEKLLASSINGVRCPFCSKITRITSLTQLTDNLTVLKIIDTAGLSEAVGLLMCRGCGRRLPRQFCRSCGVVLCEPCREADHQPPGHCTLPVKEAAEERRRDFGEKLTRLRELTGELQRRKAALEGVSRDLQARYKAVLQEYGHEERRIQEELARSRKFFTGSLAEVEKCNSQVVEEQSYLLNIAEVQAVSRCDYFLAKIKQADVALLEETADEEEPELTASLPRELTLQDVELLKVGHVGPLQIGQAVKKPRTVNMEDSWAGEEGAASSASASVTFREMDMSPEEVVPSPRASPAKQRSSEAASGIQQCLFLKKMGAKGSTPGMFNLPVSLYVTSQSEVLVADRGNYRIQVFNRKGFLKEIRRSPSGIDSFVLSFLGADLPNLTPLSVAMNCHGLIGVTDSYDNSLKVYTLDGHCVACHRSQLSKPWGITALPSGQFVVTDVEGGKLWCFTVDRGVGVVKYSCLCSAVRPKFVTCDAEGTVYFTQGLGLNVENRQNEHHLEGGFSIGSVGPDGQMGRQISHFFSENEDFRCIAGMCVDARGDLIVADSSRKEILHFPKGGGYSVLIREGLTCPVGIALTPKGQLLVLDCWDHCVKIYSYHLRRYSTP, from the coding sequence ATGGCTGCGGCTGCAGCGGCTTCTCACCTGAACCTGGATGCCCTCCGGGAAGTGCTAGAATGTCCCATCTGCATGGAGTCCTTCACTGAAGAGCAGCTGCGACCCAAGCTGCTGCACTGTGGCCATACCATCTGCCGCCAGTGTCTGGAGAAGCTCCTGGCCAGCAGCATCAATGGCGTCCGCTGTCCCTTTTGCAGCAAGATTACTCGCATCACCAGCCTGACCCAGCTGACCGACAACCTGACGGTGCTGAAGATCATTGACACAGCTGGGCTCAGTGAGGCCGTCGGGCTGCTCATGTGCCGAGGCTGTGGCCGGCGGCTGCCTCGGCAGTTCTGCCGAAGCTGTGGTGTGGTGTTGTGTGAACCCTGCCGGGAGGCAGATCACCAACCCCCTGGCCACTGCACACTTCCGGTCAAGGAGGCAGCTGAGGAGCGGCGGAGAGACTTCGGGGAGAAGTTGACTCGCCTAAGGGAACTTACTGGAGAGctgcagaggaggaaggcagccTTGGAGGGCGTCTCCAGGGATCTTCAGGCAAGGTAtaaggctgttcttcaagagTATGGCCACGAGGAGCGTCGCATCCAGGAAGAACTAGCCCGCTCGCGGAAGTTCTTCACAGGCTCCTTGGCTGAGGTCGAGAAGTGCAACAGTCAGGTTGTAGAGGAGCAGAGTTACCTTCTCAACATTGCTGAGGTGCAGGCCGTGTCTCGCTGTGACTACTTCCTAGCGAAGATCAAGCAAGCTGATGTAGCCCTCCTGGAGGAGACAGCGGATGAGGAGGAGCCAGAGCTCACTGCCAGCTTACCCCGGGAGCTTACCCTGCAAGATGTGGAGCTCCTTAAAGTAGGGCATGTTGGTCCGCTGCAAATTGGCCAGGCCGTTAAGAAGCCCCGGACAGTTAACATGGAAGATTcctgggcaggggaggagggagcagcatcttctgcctcagcctcggTAACCTTTCGAGAGATGGACATGAGCCCTGAGGAAGTAGTTCCCAGCCCTAGGGCTTCCCCCGCGAAACAGCGGAGTTCTGAGGCAGCTTCCGGAATCCAGCAGTGTCTGTTTCTCAAGAAGATGGGGGCGAAAGGCAGCACTCCCGGCATGTTCAATCTTCCAGTCAGTCTCTACGTGACCAGTCAGAGTGAGGTGCTGGTTGCCGACCGGGGCAACTATCGCATCCAAGTGTTCAACCGCAAAGGCTTTTTGAAGGAGATCCGCCGCAGCCCCAGCGGCATTGATAGCTTCGTGCTGAGCTTCCTTGGAGCCGACTTGCCCAATCTCACTCCGCTTTCAGTGGCCATGAACTGCCATGGGCTGATTGGTGTCACTGATAGCTACGACAACTCCCTTAAAGTCTATACCTTGGATGGCCACTGTGTGGCCTGTCACAGGAGccagctgagcaaaccatggggcaTCACAGCCCTACCGTCCGGCCAGTTTGTGGTGACTGACGTGGAAGGCGGGAAGCTCTGGTGTTTCACTGTAGATCGAGGAGTAGGAGTGGTCAAATacagctgcctctgcagtgctgtgaGGCCCAAGTTTGTCACCTGTGATGCTGAAGGCACAGTCTACTTCACCCAAGGCTTGGGGCTCAATGTGGAAAACCGACAGAATGAACACCACCTGGAGGGCGGCTTCTCCATCGGCTCTGTTGGCCCTGACGGTCAGATGGGCCGGCAGATCAGCCACTTCTTCtctgagaatgaagatttccgCTGCATCgctggcatgtgtgtggatgctcGGGGCGACCTCATTGTGGCAGATAGCAGCCGCAAGGAAATTCTCCATTTTCCCAAGGGTGGTGGCTATAGCGTCCTTATTCGAGAGGGCCTTACCTGTCCAGTGGGCATCGCCCTCACACCCAAGGGGCAGCTGCTGGTCTTGGACTGTTGGGATCACTGCGTCAAGATCTACAGCTACCATCTGAGAAGATATTCCACCCCTTAA